The Leopardus geoffroyi isolate Oge1 chromosome C1, O.geoffroyi_Oge1_pat1.0, whole genome shotgun sequence sequence TTTCAATAACTGTTGATGGAAAAAATTAACGAGGCATGTCTTATTGTACTCCTTTTTAGAAGCTGATTGGCTACTTGTTGATGAATCAGAGAAGAACCAAGAAAGCAAAGACAATTTTTTGAATTCAGTTTTGTTCACCTTCAATAAAATTCTGACTATGGAGAGACTCCATGGTTATAACATGAGCACAAGCCTTCATCCTACAAGAAAAAAACCATATGAATGTAAATCATATGGGAAGAGTGTGCAGTCTACTTTAGATTTACTTAATTATAATACATACTATACTGGAGAAAACTCTTATGAATGCACTCAATGTGGGAAAACCTTCAAAAAGAAGTTTCATTTCattagacatgaaaaaaatcatacaagaAAAAAGCCCTTTGAATGCAACGACTGTGGGAAAGCCTATAGCAGGAAGTCTCACCTTACATCTCATCAGAAAATCCATAATGGAGAGGGAGCCTTTGTGTGCAGTGATTGTGGGAAAGCATTTATGTACAGAGCACAACTGGTGGTCCACCAGAGacttcacactggagagaagccttATGAATGCCATCAGTGTGGGAAGTCATTCACTTGGAACTCTTCCTTTACCCAACATGTGAAATCTCATACACTCGAAAACTCGtttgaatgtaaagaatgtgggaaaacCTTCAGGTATAGCTCATCCCTTTATAAACATTCTAGAtttcatacaggagagaaaccctaccGATGTATCGTATGTGGCAAAGCCTTTGGTAACACATCTGTGCTTGTTACGcatcaaagaattcatacaggagagaaaccataTGGGTGTATTGAATGTGGCAAAGCGTTCATCAAGAAGTCACATCTCCTTAGACATCAGATAACTCATACAGGAGAAAAGCCCTATCAATGTAACAAATGTGGGAAAGCTTTTTCCCAGAAGTCAAATCTTATTGTACATCAGAAAACTCATACATAATATTCATGCTGTGAATATGACAAAGCCTTAAATATTAGATAAATCTTATTAAATCGAAAATTCATGGTGAAGAGAAATCCACCAATTTGGATTTGGCAAAGTAGATtcccataaaaaaataatgccagTCATGTTCCGAAAGTgataataaagtgttaaaaaggTCACAGAAAACATTGATTTATAAATAATAGAGCATGGAGCTTAAAAAGTAGCATAAAATAATGAAGGAATTAGTGAAAACTACATTTACcgtctctgatttttatttttataacaaattatcaAATATGCAAGTGTGAGTATAAAATGTTTACGTATTAAATTATATCTGTTAAGAGTGAAGCACATaccattttttcttccaatcctaAAAACCTGCAAGTGAAAAAATGGTTTAATACGAAGTATGAATTTCAGTAATATTTTCATCCATTTGCTGGCACTTTTAATGGGCAAGGCAGTGTTACTGAATCTCAGTCTCCTCTTTAATTATAAAACTTGTTAAAAAGATGTTTTCCTGTGTATGTAAGcagcaaaacaaacaatataCCAATTGAGAGGGAAAAGCCTTTGTATTCTGTATTACGGTAAGCATTCAGTTGAAAATAAgtttgtaaataaaacatttgcccTTCACACATTCCTGTTCTTTTTCACTGGTGTATCTACAGAAGGTGTAAGCACAGCTCAAGTAATGTTTAACTGAGGTACATCTGTATTTGATTTTAATAGACCAGGGTGTCCTGATACTTTGCAACTTTGGGGGAGTgagtttttgtgtctgtttttgttttcttgtaagaaATTGAGACAGGCTTAgctcttaggggtgcctggagtTGTCCTTGTGACAGCATAGGCGACGTTAAGTTGCAGAGAGCGTGTCCCTCCTTAGCAACTTCACTTTGGAATGTGATATTAGGTAAGTTATGCATAGTCCCTTAAAAGGATGAACCACCCATTATTTAAGCTGGAGTTTTTAATTGCTGTCCACAGTATTCCTTGATAATGTCAAAAAACCTTTATGCCTTTTCCTGAGTAGTGACAAAACAACCTGAACCTAAATTTGGAAATCAAGCCTTTTCAAGTTTAAGCTGAGTTATAACTgttgcattgtttttctttcattagcCATTTTTTGAAGAGTAACATTGAGTAATGATTGTGAGAGATAGTGCTTTTTTGAACAAGCACACAAGAACTTACGGAACTAAGTTAAATCTTGTCTACTGACAAGAATTCTTCGCTTGTCCAAACTTTTATCAGTCGCATGCACCTTCTCCTAGGCCTTCTCTTCTGTGCACTTCCTTGTAAAATGGTTTTAGCAAGAATCTCATGGAGTCAGTTTAACCAGAACTCCGTACCCTTGGTATTTGATCAGATTCCTCATCCTCTACCATCCATCATCTGGCCTGTCTTCAGCAACAGTCGCGTTTGTTAGGTCGATTTAGCCAGAATCCTCCTTACCTCTGATTTTCCACCCATTGATTCCCACCTTGCTCCTTTGCTATAAATTCCCACTTGCCCATGCTGTATTCAGAGTTAAGACCAATCTCTCTACCCAATTGAAATCTCAATACAGTGGTCCTTATACCTATTGCAATGGTCCTGTCTTGCCATCTTTAACAAGTGACCttgaatatcttctttctttttttaatttttattttttcgagaaagcgcaagtgggggaggggcagacagagacggtgacacaatccaaagcaggctccaggctccgaactgtcagcacagagcccgatgcggggctcaaactcacgaaccgcaagatcatgacctgagctgaagtcggaccctcaaccgactgagccacccagatgccccgaatatcttctttctttcatactCCCCAAGTGTTTCAGGAGGCTACAGGCTGGTTTTACTCTCGTAGTTCCAAAAATTTCTGGAACCCCTTTCTTTTGGAATTGTCTTTCAGAATCAGTTTGATAGCCATGCAGGAAATTCTTTAGGTATTTATAGTCACAGGACTTGCCTTTTTTTCAGTTCAACGTTTTTCTCACTTCCTACATGAGATTCTCATTTTGTCCTACTTAGTTTTACCATTCccatcctgtctctccctttcccaagCCCATATCTCTCATCTGAGAAACTCCAAACTACTTAAAGCTAGTAGTAGGAAGAGAGGCGGTAGGGGGCTCTACTGTTGCCAGCATGATGTGAGGCCCCTTGAAAGAGCAGCTGTGTGGGTCAACGTGGCAAGAAGTGTGCGGTGATCTGCTCTGGGGATAAGGGAATAAAACAAGGGAGTTTTAATTGTAATATGTCAGGAAGCATGTAATCTGGGGTTCATAAATTATTTTGCTCCCTTCTGTAAGTGGAAGTAGGAATGCactggtagaaaaaaatatttccagtacTGGACAGATATAAACTGCCTCCTAGACAGCTTTTGCCACTGACCTCATTGTAAGGCTGTACAAAATTTtggcaagaagaaaaacagaactatGCTTGGACTCATCTAAACATCTTGGATTCCCAGAACTCCCTAGTCTATTTGTGCTCTGTGGCTGAGACAGCCACGCACAATTTAGGTGAGAAATCCCTTGATTTTTACCACCTCTTTACAGTTCGTCATACCTTGAGATTTTCTGggggtttgttgtttgtttgttttactctataaaagataattcaaaatgccttttctctcttttatttatacaTAGATGGTGTATTGGCATTTTCCCCCCAATGAAACTgttcatttttctgattatatatggtaatttttaagaatcaaatatgaaaaatgtaatgagaaaacaaaaaatggaaagggaaatcTCAGTTTAGGAGTCCTCATGTTCTAGAAAAAAGGAGAACATTTAGGCCTTCTAAGATGTAAAAAATTAAGAGTAGAAAAGCATAGAAATCGAATATGTAACTTACAAATCTGAAGAGAGGAATAATGAGAACTTAATATATCCAACAGAGATCAGGGAAAGTGAAAAGTGCAGAAAAACTCTacactttattcatatttcactACTTTCCCcacaaatgtcatttttctgttctaCGATCCAATCCAAGATACCACATTGTATTTAAACCAACAATgttctttttaacaaattttttttttttccagtccagGATCCAAACCAGGATTaccattgcatttcttttttccttttctttcttttctttttttctttcttctttctttctttttctttctttctttctttctttctttctttctctctctctctctctctctctctctctctcacaaagagCATatggatttatgtatttatttaatttatttctttagtggcataactttatttttattttttttaatataatttattgtcaagttagctaacacacagagtatacagtgtgctcttagcttcgggagtagattcccatgattcatcacttatatataacactcagtccttatcccaacaagtgccctcctcaatggtaATCACCATTTTCACCTCCCGGCCCcaccgtcaaccctcagtttgttctctgtatttaagagtcttgtgATTTGActccctctcagttttttttctctcagactatttcttttctttcccttcccccatggtcttctattaagtttctcaaattccacgtattAGTGAGAACAtagatctttctctgactgactgatttcacttagcataatacccttcagttccatccacattgttgcaaatgtcaagatttcatttttgttcattgccaagtagtattccattgtatatatataccacatcatcttgatccattcttcagttgatggacatctgggctctttccatactttggctattgttgatagccctgctataaacactggggctatgaatcagcactcctgtatcctttggatacattcCTAGTAGTGTATTCCTAGTAGtgttactgctgggtcatagggtggttctatttttaattttttgaggagcctccacactgtttttcagagtggctgcaccagtttgcattcccaccaacagtgcaagagggttcccctttctccacatccttgccaacatctattattgcctgagttgttcattttagccactctgaccggtgcagtggtatctcaatacggttttgatttgtatttccttgatgatgagtgatgttgaacatcttttcatgtgtctgttagccatctggatgttcttcttttgaaaagtgtctattcatgtctcctgcccatttcttcattggattatttgtttctcaggtgttgagtttgataagttctttatagattttggattataaccctttatccaatacgtcatttgcaaatatcgtctcccattccgttggttgccttttagtttcattgtttcccttgctgtgcagaagctttttatcttgatgaattcccaatagttcatttttgcttttatttcccttgcctctggagacgcgttgagtaagaagttgctgcagctgaggtcagaggttgTTGACTGTTTTCccctataggattttgatggtttcctgtctcacatttaggtctttcatctattttgagtttatttttgtgtctggtataagaaagtggtccaggggcgcctgggtggcgcagtcggttaagcgtccgacttcagccaggtcacgatctcgcggtccgtgagttcgagccccgcgtcgggctctgggctgatggctcagagcctggagcctgtttctgattctgtgtctccctctctctctgcccctcccccattcatgctctgtctctctctgtcccaaaaataaataaataaacgttgaaaacaaaattaaaaaaaaaaaaaaaagtggtccagtttcattcttttgcatgttgctgtccagttttcccagcgccatttgctaaagagactgtcttttttccattggatactctttcctgctatgaaagattagttggccatacattttttgGTCcaattctgagttctctattctgttcgattggtctatgtgtctgtttctgtgccaataccatactgtcttgatgattacggctttgttgtacaggctaaagtccgggattgtgatgcctccaactttgattttctttttcaacattactttggctattcagggtcttttcccACTGCATTTCTTTAGATTCCCTTAATCTGAAATAATTCCTCATCCTTTCAACATCTTTCATGACTTTGTTATTTTTGGAAAGTACAAGCCAGTTATTTTGTTGAATGTCCCTCGTGTTTAGTtggtctgatgttttctcataatTAGATTCAAGGAATGCATTTTTGGCAAGTATATCACATAAGTGATATTCTCAACATTTCAGGACAGGAGGCACAATGTTGACTTGTTTCATTACTGGTAAttttaactttgatcacttggttaaggtggcaTCTACCAGGTTTCTTCATTgcaaaattaccattttttttcctttgtaattaagTAATTTGTAGGAGAAATATCCTGTTTTTCATCAAAAATTTATTAGtatcaaataaaatacaacaagTGCTCCATGAGGGCTggtattttcatctgttttgttcattagtACACACCTAAATCAATGCCTGGTACATAACATGAGCTTGATCAACatgtttttgttgaatgaatattagATATATGCTTACAATAAGGCCTGATagtatacacatattttattttatgtttatttattttatttttgagagagtatgaatgggggaggggcacacacacacagagagagagagagagagagagagagacagggagagggagaatctcaagcaggctccgtgatgtcagtGTGCAGTCTCActcagggctcaacctcatgaacagtgagatcatgacctgagccaaagttgaaggcttaacggactgagccacccaggtgcctcgacacattttattttaaagggtgggggcagaggattgAGGTAAAAAgatctgcaaaaaacaaaaaacaaacataaaaaaccaTGTAAAAGAGAAAGTGTCTCAAACCCACTCTGGtcaaaagggttttgtttttgttttgcacacTGTAATTCATGGGGAAAATTATCATTCTGGTACAATTCTGGGAGAAACTATCATTCctaataagaaattttaaaatggctTTCATTGATTAAGACTTGGTCTAGAAACTAGTCATTTCCCCACCTTGATTCCTGAGAGATACACTCTCCTTTTTGTAGCTAGCCAAAAATGATTAGGtaatccttctcttttccttttataaagtcTTTTCCCTGAGTGAAACTTGAAATTGGACTCCTGCCAATGTTACTTTACAGCAAGACCgtaataaaaaagactgaaactTACTCATAATTAGGCTGTCTGAACTAAAGAACCTTTTTAGCAGGGCTCTAATACATTAaacagttaatatttaaaaattatttaaaataaaaacatatttatgttaTTCCTGTGTTGCtaaaataagtttgtttttaaaaagaaaatgaggggcgcctgggtggcgcagtcggttaagcgtccgacttcagccaggtcatgatctcgcggtccgtgagttcgagccccgcgtcaggctctgggctgatggctcagagcctggagcctgtttccgattctgtgtctccctctctctctgcccctcccccgttcatgctctgtctctctctgtcccaaaaataaataaacgttggaaaaaaaaaaatttaaaaaaaaaaaaaaaaaaaaaagaaaatgaaagaagaaatcacattTGGCCATGATACATTTTCCTTTCAATAAATTACGGTTTCCTATTTGCCATGTCGATATGCTATATATTTTCCATATGTCATCTCTATATAAATAACTCAAAATTACATACACGTTTCTCTTCAATATAACCAGAGCGCTCCATGAAGCTCAAGTGCCACCAAACTAGAAATTTCCACCAGACGAAGGGGAAACCCCTAAGGCTTTGCCGACATAAATTCCACGAGCCTTATGGGAAATGTAGTCTCAGGTGGCTTTGCCGGGAAGACCCTGCGAAATCTCGGCGCGTTGTTATTCCGCGCACGCGCAGGAGGGC is a genomic window containing:
- the ZNF684 gene encoding zinc finger protein 684, which gives rise to MINFQGSVTFQDVAVDFTPEEWQLLDCDQRTLYWDVMLENFRNLTAVGGPVTKTKVIFKEEQGQESWMVEGENPCWRYPEADWLLVDESEKNQESKDNFLNSVLFTFNKILTMERLHGYNMSTSLHPTRKKPYECKSYGKSVQSTLDLLNYNTYYTGENSYECTQCGKTFKKKFHFIRHEKNHTRKKPFECNDCGKAYSRKSHLTSHQKIHNGEGAFVCSDCGKAFMYRAQLVVHQRLHTGEKPYECHQCGKSFTWNSSFTQHVKSHTLENSFECKECGKTFRYSSSLYKHSRFHTGEKPYRCIVCGKAFGNTSVLVTHQRIHTGEKPYGCIECGKAFIKKSHLLRHQITHTGEKPYQCNKCGKAFSQKSNLIVHQKTHT